The following are encoded together in the Pleurocapsa sp. FMAR1 genome:
- a CDS encoding type II toxin-antitoxin system HicA family toxin, with the protein MKRKDLIRYLEKNGCELLREGGRHTIYVNRAVQKSSAIPRHREINSFLTRKICRDLQVLEP; encoded by the coding sequence ATCAAACGCAAAGATTTAATTCGCTATCTGGAAAAAAATGGTTGTGAGCTATTGAGAGAGGGTGGAAGACATACAATCTATGTGAATCGTGCTGTGCAAAAATCCTCAGCAATTCCTCGACACCGTGAGATCAATAGTTTTCTGACGCGCAAAATTTGTCGCGATCTACAAGTATTAGAACCATAA
- a CDS encoding type II toxin-antitoxin system HicB family antitoxin gives MQFQLTKVFQKVPEGYIGLVEELPGANTQGDSLEETRTNLEEAIELVLEANRLLSQEQLQGQEVIRESVTFSAASNAKI, from the coding sequence ATGCAGTTTCAATTAACCAAAGTTTTTCAAAAAGTACCTGAAGGATATATTGGTTTGGTCGAAGAATTACCAGGAGCTAATACTCAGGGAGATAGTTTAGAAGAAACTAGGACAAATCTAGAAGAAGCTATTGAATTAGTTTTGGAAGCTAATCGTTTGCTATCACAAGAGCAACTTCAGGGACAAGAAGTAATTCGAGAATCAGTAACTTTCTCTGCTGCATCAAACGCAAAGATTTAA
- a CDS encoding glycosyltransferase family 4 protein, protein MKILVLAWEFPPRIVGGIARHVAELYPEVIKLGHEIHLITIEFSSTPRYEIVEGIHLYRCHVAHGNDFFHWVANMNDSMGCIGGKLLTKHGDFDLIHAHDWLVGDAAIALKNNFKIPIVATIHATEYGRYNGIHTANQHYIYGKEKLLTHEAWRIIVCSQYMRQEIQRVFQSPEDKLDVIYNGIRPEKKHHNFEQIKFRRRFANDQEKIVYYVGRMTYEKGISVLLNAAPKILSELANNVKFVIIGGGNTSHLKYQADYLGIAEQCYFTGFMSDTDLDKFQTIADCAVFPSLYEPFGIVALESFAARVPVVVSNTGGLSEVVQHNYTGIVTQANDVDSLTWGILEVLNNPAHSRYLVENAYKSIAKRFSWDDLAKQTIEVYNQVAKERSQVKW, encoded by the coding sequence ATGAAGATTTTAGTACTAGCTTGGGAATTCCCTCCTCGTATAGTCGGGGGAATAGCTCGTCATGTAGCAGAATTATATCCAGAAGTAATTAAGCTAGGACACGAAATTCACCTCATAACTATAGAATTTAGTTCTACTCCAAGATATGAAATAGTTGAAGGTATTCATTTGTATCGTTGTCATGTTGCCCACGGCAATGATTTTTTTCATTGGGTTGCAAACATGAACGACAGCATGGGTTGTATTGGGGGAAAGTTATTAACTAAACATGGCGATTTCGATCTAATCCATGCTCATGATTGGTTAGTAGGAGATGCGGCGATCGCTCTTAAGAATAACTTCAAAATTCCAATTGTGGCAACGATCCACGCCACAGAATACGGACGCTACAACGGTATCCATACAGCAAATCAACATTACATCTACGGCAAAGAAAAACTATTAACTCACGAAGCCTGGCGAATCATTGTCTGTAGTCAGTATATGCGTCAGGAAATTCAGCGGGTATTTCAATCTCCTGAAGATAAACTTGATGTAATTTACAATGGCATTCGCCCTGAAAAAAAGCATCATAATTTTGAGCAAATAAAATTTCGTCGTCGTTTTGCCAACGATCAAGAAAAAATTGTCTATTATGTAGGGCGCATGACCTATGAAAAAGGCATCTCAGTATTACTAAATGCTGCACCTAAAATACTTTCAGAATTAGCCAACAATGTAAAATTTGTAATTATCGGTGGCGGAAATACTAGCCATCTTAAGTACCAAGCTGATTACTTAGGTATTGCCGAACAATGTTACTTTACAGGATTTATGTCAGATACTGATTTAGATAAGTTTCAGACAATTGCTGATTGTGCAGTGTTTCCTAGTTTATACGAACCTTTTGGCATTGTGGCATTAGAAAGCTTCGCTGCTCGTGTGCCTGTGGTAGTTTCTAATACTGGTGGTTTATCAGAAGTAGTGCAGCATAACTATACGGGTATCGTTACTCAGGCTAACGATGTTGATTCTCTAACCTGGGGCATTTTAGAAGTGCTAAACAATCCTGCTCATTCCCGGTATTTAGTCGAAAATGCTTATAAATCTATAGCCAAGCGTTTTAGCTGGGATGATTTAGCCAAACAAACAATTGAAGTCTATAACCAAGTAGCCAAAGAGCGATCGCAAGTTAAATGGTAG
- a CDS encoding DUF6335 family protein, with translation MNTGAEKFAQTDPITEVSDVNEINEMNDVDELGKQAGLEMDDRETLGLKEKLEERDDSRLDIDNANQNLAD, from the coding sequence ATGAATACTGGTGCAGAAAAGTTTGCTCAGACAGATCCCATTACAGAAGTTAGTGATGTCAATGAGATCAACGAGATGAATGACGTTGACGAGCTAGGTAAGCAAGCTGGCTTAGAGATGGACGATCGCGAAACTTTAGGTTTAAAAGAAAAGTTAGAAGAGCGCGACGATAGCCGTTTAGACATAGATAATGCTAATCAGAATCTAGCCGATTAA
- a CDS encoding rhodanese-like domain-containing protein, which translates to MSEQKAEAEVISNAKEKLGEVIPTPPEATPKASAQSLKERLQWGEPGLTIIDARDRESFLDERITGSMLATDVDNDNIPKNREIYIYSNTDQEAAEAADNLRQAGFESVSQLQGGLAGWKAILGATEGRSATAQ; encoded by the coding sequence ATGTCTGAACAAAAAGCAGAAGCAGAAGTAATTTCCAATGCCAAGGAGAAGCTAGGCGAAGTAATTCCTACGCCTCCCGAAGCTACGCCAAAAGCTAGCGCGCAGTCTCTCAAAGAACGCCTTCAATGGGGTGAACCAGGTTTAACTATCATTGATGCGCGCGATCGCGAATCTTTTTTAGATGAGCGCATAACAGGTTCTATGCTAGCTACAGACGTGGACAATGACAATATTCCTAAAAATCGCGAAATTTATATTTACAGCAATACAGATCAAGAAGCAGCGGAAGCAGCAGATAACTTACGTCAAGCTGGCTTTGAAAGCGTATCTCAGTTGCAGGGTGGTTTGGCAGGCTGGAAGGCAATTTTAGGCGCGACAGAAGGCAGATCTGCCACAGCCCAATAA